The genomic segment ATTCTTATCCTCTTTTTCTTCTGTGTCTTGAAGGGATTTCcacagacctttcatttgaaaatatGCCTCAACTGCAAACTTCCAGTCTTCAAAGTTTTCACTTCCACGAAGTTTTTCCAATTGCATATTCGTTGCCATCTTGTGCTCAAGACCTCGTTATAAATCACAGAATTACCCTTATTTTCGATCTTAAAACGCGGAAGGGCCCATAACCTGTTATTATGTTAAGAGTTTTACaacgaataaaaaatttattttttctatttatacaATATGACAAATTTACAAAAGCAAACAAACTATGTTCTGTTTTAAATACTCAATACAAAGTAGTATATTAGGTTGTTCATTCTCTTTCTTCaacagtgtaaaatgtcatccaatttgaataagaattgcgccctttggaggctcaagaaataaaatagagagatcgatttatatgggagctgtatcgggctatagacagattcagaccataataaacacgtatgttgatggttataggaggatccgtcgtacaaaatttcaggcaaatcggataataattgcgacctctagaggctcaagaagtcaagatcccagatcggtttatatggcagctatatcaggttatgaaccaatttgatccatacttggcacagttgttgaatataataacaaaacacgtcgtgcgaaatttcattccaatcggataagaattgcgcactctagaggctcaagaagtcaagacccaagatcggtttatatggcagctatatcaggttataaaccgatttgaaccatacttggcacaattgttggatatcaaaacaaaatactacgtgcaaaatttcgttccaatcggataagaattgcgtactctagaggctcaagaagtcaagacccaagatggcagctatatcaaaacatggaccgatatggcccatttacaataccagccgacctacactagtaagaagtatttgtgcaaaatttcaagcggctaggtttaccccttcggaagttagcgtgctttcgacagacagacagacggacggacatggcgagatcgacataaaatgtcgcgacgatcaaaaatatatatatatatatactttatggtgtctcagacgaatatttcgattagttacaaatagtatgacgaaattagtataccccccatcctatggtggagggtataaaaacaaataaaaaggcgacctttcatcaaaatccggttaaaattgcatacattatgtcccatagcaatatatatcgaaatatgatccgatttgaaccaaatactaataagtaaagttattgtttaattatgtataacaaaatattaatttttttaaggattttagtataaaagtaaaccgatctgactcataaaaaatatggatgtcgaaaacgtaagtcaatgtgtcaaatttcagttaaatcggattataaatgcgccttttttggggctaagactttaaatcgagatatcggtctataaggcagctatatgcaaatcttgatcgatctagaccaaattgcagaaatatgtggaggggcttaactcaactctctgtcccaaatttcagcaacatcggttaataaatgctcattttaagggcccagctatatccaaatctggaccgatttgagtgaaattgaagaaggatgtcgaagggcctaacagaacctactgtcccaaattgcggcgacatcggacaataaatgcgctttttatggccccaaaacctaaaaccgagagatcggtctatatggcagcaatatccaaatctgtatcgatctgtgccataatacagaagtatttcaagggttttaacttaactcactgtcccaaatttcggcgacaccggacaatcaatgcgccttttatggtcctaagaccctacatcggaggatcggtctatatggcagctatatccaaatctggaccgatctgggccaaattgacgaataatgtcgaagggcctaacacaactctacgtctcaaatttcatcaaaatcggatagtaaatgttgcttttatgggcctaagaccctaaatcggaggatcggtctatatggcagctatatccaaatctggaccgatctgggccaaattgacgaaatatgtcgaagggtctaacacaactcactgtcccaaatttcagcaaaatcggataataaatgtgacttttatgggcctaagaccctaaattggaggatcggtctatatggcagctatattcaaatttggacggatctgagccaaattgacgatggctatcgagggacctaacacaactcactgtcccaaatttcagtaaaatcggttaataaatgtggcttttattggcctaagaccctaaatcggcggatcggtctatatgggggctatatcaagatataggccgatatagcccatcttcgagcttaacctgcttatgaacaaaaaaagaatctgtgcaaagtttttgaagactgtggagtgatttcaacagacagacggatgaacatgtctagatcgtcttagatttttacgctgatcaagaatatatttactttatagggtcggaaatggatatttcgatgtgttgcaaacggaatgacaaaatgaatatacccccatccttgggtggtgggtataaaaaacattacAGCACGTTAAAAATGAAACATCATGAAAGCAAAGAAGCACGAAAAATGCTTTGGAACTCTTTTCTTGCACTCAATCGGCTTTGCTCTGCTCTGCTCGTCGTTCAGTATGTTATGCACAAGCCTATTTGTATTGACATATATGTAACCAGTTTTCTCGCACTCACAACCTTTATCGCATTGTCAATTCGGACCGTTTATACGTGTTATGTTTCAAAACGACTTATAGAGGGTATAGAAAAAATTCAAGTTCAACAGAAACAAAACATTCGATAAAGCAACGTCAGACAATTTATTTTACTAACCTGCAAGAAGAATATTAATCCCAGAAGTCTAATAATAAAAGTGTTTTAATATCTAAATTAcgatacaataaaaaaaacctaCCTTCGAGTTGATACCAATAGCATTATTCGGATCTACCAAATGCTTGATATTACTTTTATAGAACCATACATTTGTTTTATGATATTAGGTTCCAGAAAGTTCGGCCAGTGACCAACTGATAAGAAAATGTTTAAGGCCAATTTCTTTTTGTATCGTTTTAtctaaattcatttttatcttTTTTGCGTAGaactaaaatttacattttttctttgattttggaCATTAATATTCGATGGTAGGTACTAAGATATACTGCGATCTATCCTTTGGCACAGATGGAGGTACGGTTGTGGGCTTTCTATATGATGTTGGAGTTGAAAGTGGTGTTGATGTGGTGGTTGTATTAGTAGTAGGTGATGCAGTTGTGGAGGAAGTTGTTGAAGCAGTAGTAGGTGGTAATGCATTGGTGGTTGTTGTAGGGTTCTCCGTTGTTGTCTGAGGTGTGGTGGTAGGCTTTGGGGTTGTGGTCGTCGTAGTTGTCGTCGTCGCCATTGTTGTTGTCGAAGGCATTGTGTTCGTTGTTGTAGGCAACACAGTGGTGGTTGTTGCGGTCGCCATTGTTGTGGTAGTTGTCACAGTGTCATCTATTGCACAAGCTGTATACTTAACCTCCTCTTTTACACACAATTCAAATGTCTCATCGAAGTATCGACCTTCAGGACATTCATTTCTCCCAATTTCTTCACCATGTTGGCACATGGCATAACCCCTACAGCCATCACCCTGTACATTAACCATTTCGATGCGATCCGTGCCTTTGGTAACACATCGATCGAAGGAACACGAAACATTTGCTCGTGGCAAACATTGACCACCTTCTTGGGAATCGAAAAACCTGCCCACCGGACACTTGCCATGGATCTTATCAAAACCGCCACCCTCTTTTTTAGCACTACAATAATAATAACCGTTACAGCTGATACCATCCGAAATAAAGACACCATCACTGTAGCATGGCACATTGGGGGGATTTTCGGGTTCTTTCTCACTACACTCCACATTTTGAGGCAGATCACAGATACCTTTTTGGGCATTGAAATAAAAACCCTTTGAACAGCTACCATTATGCAACTGCGAGTTCCAACAGGTTTGATACTCCTGACATGTTTCGGGTACCTTAATGAAGACCCCCTCGGGGACAATGTTACAATAGTCCTCTGGCAGCATTTCGATGTTGCAGGAAAAATCCTTAACGCAGTTTAAGGTTTCCGGATTAAAGAACATATCATTACCGCAAACGCCTGGCTTACCTTCGCCATTCTCACAGTAGTAATAGCCATTGCAGGAGTATGGGTCAGGTGTAAATACCTTATGTTTCCCCAAACAGGGCTGGCTTGAAAGGCACTTAATACACTCAGGCTCTACACAATGCCCGGTGTTGCGATCGAACCATAGATTATCTGCACATGTGAACTTGAAACCGTGGCCATTTCTGCATTCTATGTGAACACTGCAGGAACTGGGATCCTTGAGTTTTGTTCCATCTGCCACTAATGTGCATAGATGCTCAGGATCAAAATTTTCCCCATTTTGACCCAGAACTTGGCAGGTAAAGAGAAGTAGGATTAGTAATAAAAATGTAGGAAAGGATACTCCAAAATTTTTAACTGAAAGATAAGAGAAAAAGGtaaacttttaatgaaataaaacgTAACAATTTTGTCAGAAGCTACACTCAAAAATTagaatggaatggcaaaatttgggcggagccgactgtGCAAGATCTTAGACACTTACACTAAAGCATCAAATTGGGCGTTAACACTGGATGCTTACTCTTAAACTGACctgattttaataaataaagatatcatgacaatcaagaatatgaaaactttgttgggtctcaagtCAATGTTTCGATGAGTTATAGACGTTAGGACAAAATATAACAAATTTGCCAACAATGTAatctgtactttgtatacaaatgAACAAGTATATGGTAGACGGTCAAGGCTATCAGGAAatgattctgattcgattggttaacgtttgttgttgttatcattTTGTTGTCTACACATCGGATACAAAATGTTTAAAGAACAGAACAGATCTCTATCTTTacctcaaaatttgtttttatttttactctACACCCGAAGACTTTTCATGTTTGGTTCCGATCAGTCTACATGTTTGTCGCTCGAACCACAAGTTGTGACAGATAGCTTAGTAAAATATACTCTGCTTATATCTgcatcaaatatatatttttaggatAGACAAGgcaatttttattccaaaatcagAAAAACTGCATCGCGAAAGTTAATCAATTTTATCCTATTagtttgtcatcctttatgataaagactctagagaggttgatgcATAGTGTATAATGAACCCGTGGTCAGAaaagggtacttcattttttaatttttctgtatCCGAAGGGTAGGAGTAGAGTGGGggcggggcggaccctccccctaactcttactttcaataacgccagattaacctttgtttgcatttttatataaacataaaaacaagcaaaaacctctctaagttcgaccgggccgaacgtACACACCACCTCttgtataaatgtaaaccaactttccggtgaaaaatgcacaccaggtatatcgaaatatggtctaatttggagcaaattcggcacggacattgagtggtctaataagaacaagtcattgttcaattttgtaaaacaaaatattggctctttttggtagctttatccaaatatagaccaatctgaaccatatcactgtgtgaaatttcaacgaaatcggattaagaatgcgccatttatggggccaagactttaaatctagagatcggtctatatggcagctgtatccaaatttggaccgatctaggcgacattgtagagggatgtcgaagggtctaactcagctcactgttcccaattttggcaaatcggacaataaatgcgtattttatgggccccagaactttaatcgagagatcggtctatatggcagctatattcatatctggacctatctgggccacattgcagAAAGTTGAAGgctataacacaactcactgtcccaaatttcggcgaaatcggataaaaaatttggtttttatgggactaagaccttaaatcggtccagatatagttcgatatagcctcgaacttaaccagctaaTTGACAAAAAAGAGACCgagtaaagtttcagctcaatatctctatttttataccctccaccataatttCGTTAtactatttgtaactactcgaaatattcgtctgagaccccataaagtatatatatttttgatcgtcgcgacattttatgtcgatctagccatgtctgtccgtctgtctgtcgaaagcacgctaacttccgaagaagtaaagctagccgcaggaaattttgcacaaatacttcttattagtgtaggtcggctggtattgtaaatgggtcataccggtccatgttttgatatagctgccatataaaccgatcttgggtcttgacttcttgagcctctagagtgcgcaattcttatccgattggaatgaaagtttgcacgacgtcttttgttgtGATATGCAACAATTATGCCATGTTTGaaccaaatcggtgcataacctgatatagctgccgtataaaccgatcttgggtcttgacttcttgagcctctagagtgcgcaattattatccgatttgaatgaatttttgcacgaagtactttgttctgatatccaacaactctgtcaagtatggttcaaatcggtttataacctgatatagctgtcatataaacagatctaggtactgagcttctagagggcgcaattcctatccgatttggctgaaatttttaatgacgtattttattcttactttcaacaactgtgtcaaataaggttcaaatcggttcataacctgatatagctgccatataaccctcTCAAATAggaagaggtcaagatccgagataggtttaaatgggagctatttcaggttatgaaccgatttgaaccgtgcttGTTACAGTTATTGACGGtcaaaccaaatcggataattattgcgccttGTTCAAGctaaagaagtgaagatccctgatgggtttatatgggagctttatcagggtCGATATGCATGGCCAAACCAAAActcttcatgcaaaacttcagccaaatcgatgataaatgcgctctctagaagctgaagaagtcaagatccgagatcggtttatatgggaactatattaggttatggaccgatttgaaccatacttggtacatttatgatggtcaaactaaaacacttttttcaaaatatcagcCACTTCGAataaaatttgcgccctctaatagtttttatggcagctatatcaaaacataagccaatatatcccatttacaattctaactgactcacactaataggaagtatttatgaaaaatttcatgcccctggctttattccttcgaaagtttgcgtgctttcgactaaCGGACGAACAGGGCTAATTCGACTAAGATTGTCAAGACGATCTAGAGTATAAATACTTTGTTGcgccctagatcaatatttcgatgtgttacaaacggaatgacgaaattagtatacgccccattatatggtggagggtacaagaagtaaaataaaacaagtaaaaactcgTAGAGTTTCCATGCTTCTTCGCCCATCGTGGACGACGGTTGTCGCATAAATAAAATATGCGGGGCGAAGCAAAAAAGTTTGAACGAGCAGGGGGTCCCGCTTGCATGGATACGAAAACGATGGGACCGTGCATTAGGGTCGGCAGCAGATGAGCCAAAGCTCCAGCACTAGGTACCGATGCGATGGTCCAGTCCATCATCCATCTAAAAATACGATAAGAGaaacatcaataagaaataatAGAACTGACATGGATTCAAAATACAGTTTATGATTGTAACATGGAACATCAAAACTCTCTCAGAATCATCGAGACTGTACCAAGTCCAGAACAAGATATCAAACTGCAACCTAGACATTCTCGGTTTGAGTGAAGTACGATGGCCCAAATCTGGAACTATGGATCTTCAAGGTGGCTACTACTTAAATTTTTCGGGCAATGAATTCACCGAATAAAAGGGGTCGGTCTTTTATTGTCACAAAGCGAGCTCTTCTATCATACAATTACGCAAAATATCTATTGTACAATGCTACGCACTAACCAAACCCGATGACGACGAAATAAAGGATCAATTCTCTTTCCAAAACGATTCTGTGACACGCTCTCTACCAAAGGGAGCCATTAAACTTGTTGCGAGGGATAACACcaataatctacaatcaatCATGGGAATGCAAGGACCTTGCGATACCAGGAATGACAATGGATATGTTGATGCCTACGCAAGAAGCCGGCTCTATATTGGAAGCACAAAATTCCCtcataaaaatatacacaaataaacTGGGGAATCCTGTGATGGAAACACCGttaaaaaacctaccaaaaatttatCAGCAAACTCTTCCTGGGTTCGAAGATGGATGTGAAAACTTGACATGGAGCCGCCATCGATAACGACCACATGCTCTTAGTGGAGACTCTACGTCTACGCACAGCCGTCGTGaaaaggactcaaacaaaaagtACAAAGTTTAACCTCGTTCACCTAAAAACCCCCGAAACCGCACGCTAATACAAGACAGCTTTAACCGAGAAGCTACAAAGTATCACCCAGACTTGGGCAGTATTTACGGAGACGGCCACCTCTATCATAGAAATTGCTAGACGATCCCAAAAATCATATATAAGTAACGAAACTATACAGGAAATAAGACACCGGAAacgtcaataaaacaaatgagcgGCAACAAAATAAGACCAACGGcaataatttgtttgtttttgttttggattCGCTAGtttatggataaataaaacgctcttcccGCTAAAGGCTTTGTATTTAAACGTTGGCAACACTGACGCACATCCGATATAATAagatatcaacaaaacaaa from the Stomoxys calcitrans chromosome 1, idStoCalc2.1, whole genome shotgun sequence genome contains:
- the LOC106094520 gene encoding peritrophin-44, giving the protein MFKNFGVSFPTFLLLILLLFTCQVLGQNGENFDPEHLCTLVADGTKLKDPSSCSVHIECRNGHGFKFTCADNLWFDRNTGHCVEPECIKCLSSQPCLGKHKVFTPDPYSCNGYYYCENGEGKPGVCGNDMFFNPETLNCVKDFSCNIEMLPEDYCNIVPEGVFIKVPETCQEYQTCWNSQLHNGSCSKGFYFNAQKGICDLPQNVECSEKEPENPPNVPCYSDGVFISDGISCNGYYYCSAKKEGGGFDKIHGKCPVGRFFDSQEGGQCLPRANVSCSFDRCVTKGTDRIEMVNVQGDGCRGYAMCQHGEEIGRNECPEGRYFDETFELCVKEEVKYTACAIDDTVTTTTTMATATTTTVLPTTTNTMPSTTTMATTTTTTTTTPKPTTTPQTTTENPTTTTNALPPTTASTTSSTTASPTTNTTTTSTPLSTPTSYRKPTTVPPSVPKDRSQYILVPTIEY